From a single Salvelinus sp. IW2-2015 linkage group LG22, ASM291031v2, whole genome shotgun sequence genomic region:
- the rab34a gene encoding ras-related protein Rab-34 isoform X2, whose amino-acid sequence MSVRVPSMSVLPPVRRDRVIAQLPQCYSKKAAVQTKEEFNFKVKTACQEQRTGTVGFKIAKVIVVGDLAVGKTCLINRFCKDAFDKNYKATIGVDFEMERFEVLGVPFSLQLWDTAGQERFKCIASTYYRGAQTIIIMFDVNDVASLGHARQWLEDALKENDPNNVQLFLVGTKKDLSSPAQYSQIEQDAIKLAEEIKAEYWALSSLTGENVREFFFRVASLAFEVNVLAEIEKSGSRHIGDVIKINSNSNNLYATSKKKQSNCCQ is encoded by the exons ATGTCTGTCCGAGTGCCATCCATGAGTGTGCTGCCTCCTGTTCGAAGGGACCGTGTCATTGCCCAGCTTCCTCAG TGTTATAGTAAGAAGGCTGCTGTGCAAACTAAAGAAGAGTTCAACTTCAAAGTGAAGACTGCCTGCCAGGAGCAACGCACTGGCACAGTAGG GTTTAAAATCGCTAAGGTCATAGTGGTTGGTGACCTGGCCGTGggaaaaacctgtctgattaatAG GTTTTGCAAGGATGCATTTGACAAGAACTACAAGGCGACCATTGGTGTTGACTTTGAGATGGAGCGGTTTGAAGTGTTGGGGGTGCCTTTCagcttacagtt ATGGGACACTGCGGGGCAGGAGAGGTTCAAGTGTATTGCCTCCACATACTACAGGGGAGCTCAGA CGATTATTATTATGTTTGATGTAAATGATGTGGCATCTTTGGGCCATGCAAG GCAGTGGCTTGAAGATGCCTTGAAGGAGAATGATCCTAACAATGTCCAGCTTTTCCTGGTGGGCACAAAGAAAGACCTGAGT TCTCCTGCTCAGTACTCTCAGATTGAACAGGATGCCATCAAACTGGCTGAGGAAATCAAAGCAGAGTATTGGGCCTTGTCATCATTGACTG GGGAAAATGTGAGGGAGTTTTTCTTCCGTGTTGCATCATTGGCATTTGAGGTCAATGTTCTGGCAGAGATAGAGAAGAGTGGATCAAGACACATTGGGGACGTTATCA aaATTAACAGTAATTCAAACAACCTGTATGCAACATCAAAGAAGAAACAGTCAAACTGTTGTCAATGA
- the rab34a gene encoding ras-related protein Rab-34 isoform X1, producing the protein MSVRVPSMSVLPPVRRDRVIAQLPQCYSKKAAVQTKEEFNFKVKTACQEQRTGTVGRFKIAKVIVVGDLAVGKTCLINRFCKDAFDKNYKATIGVDFEMERFEVLGVPFSLQLWDTAGQERFKCIASTYYRGAQTIIIMFDVNDVASLGHARQWLEDALKENDPNNVQLFLVGTKKDLSSPAQYSQIEQDAIKLAEEIKAEYWALSSLTGENVREFFFRVASLAFEVNVLAEIEKSGSRHIGDVIKINSNSNNLYATSKKKQSNCCQ; encoded by the exons ATGTCTGTCCGAGTGCCATCCATGAGTGTGCTGCCTCCTGTTCGAAGGGACCGTGTCATTGCCCAGCTTCCTCAG TGTTATAGTAAGAAGGCTGCTGTGCAAACTAAAGAAGAGTTCAACTTCAAAGTGAAGACTGCCTGCCAGGAGCAACGCACTGGCACAGTAGG TAGGTTTAAAATCGCTAAGGTCATAGTGGTTGGTGACCTGGCCGTGggaaaaacctgtctgattaatAG GTTTTGCAAGGATGCATTTGACAAGAACTACAAGGCGACCATTGGTGTTGACTTTGAGATGGAGCGGTTTGAAGTGTTGGGGGTGCCTTTCagcttacagtt ATGGGACACTGCGGGGCAGGAGAGGTTCAAGTGTATTGCCTCCACATACTACAGGGGAGCTCAGA CGATTATTATTATGTTTGATGTAAATGATGTGGCATCTTTGGGCCATGCAAG GCAGTGGCTTGAAGATGCCTTGAAGGAGAATGATCCTAACAATGTCCAGCTTTTCCTGGTGGGCACAAAGAAAGACCTGAGT TCTCCTGCTCAGTACTCTCAGATTGAACAGGATGCCATCAAACTGGCTGAGGAAATCAAAGCAGAGTATTGGGCCTTGTCATCATTGACTG GGGAAAATGTGAGGGAGTTTTTCTTCCGTGTTGCATCATTGGCATTTGAGGTCAATGTTCTGGCAGAGATAGAGAAGAGTGGATCAAGACACATTGGGGACGTTATCA aaATTAACAGTAATTCAAACAACCTGTATGCAACATCAAAGAAGAAACAGTCAAACTGTTGTCAATGA